In one Lolium rigidum isolate FL_2022 chromosome 3, APGP_CSIRO_Lrig_0.1, whole genome shotgun sequence genomic region, the following are encoded:
- the LOC124704749 gene encoding uncharacterized protein LOC124704749, translated as MNLTGSQPARVQPGRVNYRMPPAAPSRRKRPPMEQPAAAGDGARQKKSSAAKKAKKGGATGNGTASGSGGAWPAIKPKKDLQVNRLKGTQLLTVPDFLTSAEAKSFIDIAETMGFTHQGSLGPLKGEAFRDNDRISVTDPLLAQTLWETGINRIFTDINIAGKVATSLNPNIRLYRYVEGQRFGRHIDESVNLGDGSRTQYTLLIYLSGKGSAKDSQALVGGETVFYDHRGGIVAEVAPVQGMALLHLHGARCMLHEARVVKKNVKYVLRSDVVFA; from the exons ATGAATCTAACAGGGTCCCAACCGGCCCGGGTCCAGCCCGGCCGCGTCAACTACCGGATGCCACCAGCGGCGCCGAGCCGGAGGAAGCGACCACCCATGGAGCAGCCCGCGGCGGCAGGAGACGGCGCTCGCCAGAAGAAATCCTCCGCGGCCAAGAAGGCGAAGAAGGGCGGCGCCACCGGTAACGGCACcgccagcggcagcggcggggcaTGGCCGGCGATAAAGCCAAAGAAGGATCTCCAGGTCAATCGCCTCAAGGGCACGCAGCTCCTCACC GTCCCTGATTTCCTCACCTCCGCTGAGGCGAAGTCTTTCATCGACATCGCTGAAACAATGGGCTTCACACACCAGGGCAGTCTCGGGCCACTCAAGGGGGAAGCCTTCAGAGATAATGACCGGATATCTGTCACGGATCCCTTGCTCGCTCAAACCCTCTGGGAAACAGGGATAAACAGAATATTCACGGACATCAATATCGCTGGCAAAGTGGCAACCAGCTTGAATCCAAACATCAGACTTTACAG GTACGTTGAAGGGCAGCGCTTTGGTAGGCATATCGATGAGAGCGTCAACCTTGGGGATGGTTCCAGGACACAGTATACATTGCTAATATACCTTTCTGGCAAGGGGAGCGCGAAAGATTCGCAAGCTCTTGTTGGAGGGGAGACTGTCTTCTATGATCACCGGGGGGGAATTGTTGCTGAG GTTGCCCCAGTGCAAGGAATGGCTCTACTCCACCTACATGGTGCCAGGTGCATGCTGCATGAAGCTCGGGTCGTGAAGAAGAATGTCAAGTACGTGCTTCGTTCAGATGTTGTATTTGCTTAG